Proteins encoded by one window of Candidatus Odinarchaeum yellowstonii:
- a CDS encoding FAD-dependent oxidoreductase, with the protein MRVIIVGFNAAGLSAAVNARKTNLDAEIVVYEKEKYLPYSRCGIPFVISGEVKSFQDLIEYPKDFYDKNKIEIHLNSEVTGIDPASKKIHVVKDGVSFTDHYDKLILALGGTPRVPPIKGIDKDNVFYVRTITDGERILKAAKTLEKCAIIGGGMVGLEMADALSKLGVKVTIIDRKPQILPNLLDEDMTKRILPEFAKRGIKLILNGRCTEIIGEKKVQAIRVNDEILPVDFVIVSTAVDPNVLLAVKAGIELGELGAIKVNMRMETNIKDIYACGDCVELPDLITGRSSCFQVRTGADSMGAVAGINAAGGYSVLPAILIVGMLQLFNLQIAHVGYTERQARQRGIIPIVSIVEGKTKADYYPGAKWIQVKLIFELESTTLIGAQIVGEEGAAMRAIFLSAAMTNKMTASELAKLHIGYTPPLNNHIEPICKAAEAAFDSIKICLFKVPE; encoded by the coding sequence ATGAGAGTTATAATCGTAGGGTTTAACGCCGCAGGTTTAAGTGCTGCTGTAAACGCGCGTAAAACAAACTTAGACGCTGAGATAGTTGTATACGAGAAAGAAAAATATCTCCCATACTCTAGGTGCGGCATCCCGTTCGTGATCAGCGGAGAAGTTAAAAGCTTCCAAGATTTAATCGAATATCCTAAAGATTTCTATGATAAAAACAAAATTGAAATACATCTTAACTCTGAGGTTACTGGAATAGATCCGGCTAGTAAAAAAATCCACGTAGTTAAAGACGGTGTTTCATTTACGGATCACTACGATAAATTAATACTCGCTTTAGGGGGGACGCCTAGAGTTCCACCTATTAAAGGAATTGATAAAGATAACGTGTTTTACGTTAGAACTATCACAGACGGTGAGCGGATTTTAAAAGCTGCGAAAACACTTGAGAAATGCGCTATTATCGGCGGTGGAATGGTCGGGCTTGAAATGGCTGACGCCCTCTCTAAACTAGGTGTGAAAGTAACTATTATCGATAGGAAACCTCAGATTCTACCAAATCTATTAGATGAAGATATGACTAAGCGAATACTTCCAGAGTTCGCTAAGAGAGGGATAAAACTTATACTTAACGGTCGATGCACTGAGATAATAGGTGAGAAAAAAGTTCAAGCGATTAGAGTAAACGATGAAATTCTCCCAGTAGACTTCGTGATCGTCTCCACAGCAGTTGACCCTAATGTTTTACTAGCTGTGAAAGCCGGTATAGAGTTAGGGGAACTAGGAGCTATAAAAGTTAACATGAGAATGGAGACGAATATTAAAGACATATACGCTTGCGGGGATTGCGTAGAGCTACCAGATCTTATAACAGGCAGATCAAGCTGTTTCCAAGTGAGGACAGGGGCTGATTCAATGGGTGCTGTAGCAGGTATTAACGCAGCAGGCGGATACTCTGTTCTCCCAGCTATATTAATAGTTGGTATGCTACAGTTATTCAATCTTCAAATCGCTCACGTAGGATACACTGAAAGACAGGCTAGACAAAGAGGGATCATCCCGATAGTCTCAATAGTTGAAGGTAAAACTAAAGCCGACTACTATCCTGGAGCTAAATGGATACAAGTAAAACTTATATTCGAATTAGAATCCACGACGTTGATAGGTGCGCAAATAGTGGGTGAAGAGGGCGCTGCTATGCGAGCTATATTCTTATCAGCGGCTATGACAAATAAAATGACAGCCTCCGAGTTAGCGAAACTTCACATAGGCTACACTCCACCTTTAAACAATCACATTGAACCTATATGTAAAGCAGCTGAAGCAGCCTTCGATAGCATAAAAATATGTTTATTCAAGGTCCCTGAATAA
- a CDS encoding arsenic resistance protein → MSTCRVGGLSIIDRLLSLWVAIGIVIGLTIGKLAPWLNIYLQYGIPVGLFLMIYPAMVKIDLNDLKQALKSKREVGVVAFLNYAVNPFLVYFIGFVFFSLIFPGLGLLTPDTASALWTGLILLGVAPCIAMVLVWTDLAQGNGPLGIVLMAWNSIIQIITTPLYIALLVGTYVSINVLSIGESVLLYLGLPLIAGALTRKIILNRKGPAWFSNKLIPPLGSLQLLALLFTMVVMFSLQGYVILDNPQLILFMVAPLFLFIFLLYNLAYFLARKIGHDYCDSTTIGFHCTGRNFELAIAIALTAFAATPLVAVSTVIGPLIEIPVMLALVKISLRRKQVFSEDLRKVKEN, encoded by the coding sequence ATGAGCACTTGCAGAGTCGGCGGCCTCAGCATAATAGACAGATTACTAAGTTTATGGGTAGCTATAGGTATTGTAATTGGGTTAACCATTGGTAAATTAGCACCATGGCTTAACATATACCTGCAGTACGGCATCCCTGTAGGATTATTCCTAATGATATATCCGGCGATGGTTAAAATAGATTTAAATGATTTAAAACAAGCTTTAAAAAGCAAGAGAGAAGTGGGTGTGGTTGCTTTTTTAAACTACGCAGTCAACCCTTTTCTAGTCTACTTTATAGGATTCGTGTTTTTCAGCCTGATATTCCCTGGTTTAGGTTTATTAACACCGGATACAGCGAGCGCCTTATGGACTGGGTTAATACTTTTAGGAGTGGCGCCATGCATAGCGATGGTACTGGTTTGGACGGATCTAGCTCAGGGCAATGGGCCTTTAGGAATAGTTTTAATGGCGTGGAACTCTATAATTCAAATTATAACAACACCCTTATACATCGCGTTATTAGTAGGTACCTATGTATCTATTAATGTATTATCTATAGGCGAAAGCGTTCTCTTATATCTTGGACTCCCACTTATAGCCGGGGCTTTAACGCGCAAAATCATCTTAAATCGGAAAGGGCCAGCATGGTTTAGCAATAAATTAATTCCACCACTGGGAAGCCTTCAATTATTAGCTCTTTTATTCACAATGGTTGTGATGTTTTCACTTCAAGGATATGTAATACTAGACAACCCTCAACTAATACTATTCATGGTAGCTCCTCTATTTCTTTTCATATTCTTACTATACAATTTAGCATATTTTCTAGCAAGGAAAATAGGCCACGACTATTGCGATTCAACAACTATAGGATTCCACTGCACCGGCAGAAATTTCGAACTAGCGATAGCCATAGCGTTAACAGCATTCGCAGCAACACCTTTAGTCGCTGTTTCAACTGTAATAGGCCCGCTGATAGAGATACCCGTTATGCTAGCCCTAGTTAAAATAAGTCTTAGAAGAAAGCAGGTTTTCTCTGAAGATCTTAGAAAAGTAAAAGAGAATTAA
- a CDS encoding deoxyribonuclease IV yields MNLKNNWENKNFLIGFHVSIKGSLDLSVDRAAELGCTVFQIFTTNPRSWRPRVLTDLETEKFNEKRIKNNFQKVFSHMPYLPNLASPKIKVYDLSVKTLLSEVSRCMRLNIPFLVTHLGSHLGEGYRRGVKRIIDALNQANNLSKGKVKILLENTAGSPNSIGSKFEHIGDIINGVQHNSYIGFCFDTCHGWAAGYDIKTVKGVNETVEKLDNIIGLKKVYLIHLNDSVGGLGSHIDRHEHIGLGSIGLDGFKNFLRSCLSQQPLIMETPIDERRSDLENLLTVKKIISEL; encoded by the coding sequence TTGAACCTAAAAAATAACTGGGAGAATAAAAATTTTTTAATAGGGTTTCATGTTTCAATTAAAGGCTCACTAGACTTATCAGTTGATAGAGCTGCTGAATTAGGGTGCACTGTATTCCAGATTTTCACTACAAATCCACGCAGTTGGAGACCTAGAGTTTTAACAGATTTAGAAACTGAAAAATTCAATGAGAAAAGAATAAAAAATAACTTTCAAAAAGTCTTCTCTCATATGCCCTATCTCCCCAACCTAGCTTCCCCTAAAATAAAAGTATACGATCTTTCTGTAAAAACACTTTTAAGTGAAGTTTCAAGATGCATGAGATTGAACATACCTTTCTTAGTGACTCATTTAGGATCTCATTTAGGGGAGGGTTACAGAAGAGGTGTTAAGAGAATTATAGATGCGCTTAATCAGGCTAATAACCTCTCTAAGGGAAAAGTTAAAATTCTCTTAGAGAACACAGCCGGTTCACCTAATAGCATCGGCTCAAAATTCGAGCATATCGGAGATATAATCAACGGCGTCCAACATAACAGTTATATAGGCTTCTGCTTCGACACATGTCACGGATGGGCTGCCGGCTACGATATTAAAACAGTAAAAGGTGTTAATGAAACGGTTGAAAAACTAGACAATATAATAGGATTAAAAAAAGTTTATTTAATCCATCTAAATGACTCTGTAGGAGGACTAGGATCACATATAGATAGACATGAACATATAGGTTTAGGTTCCATAGGCTTAGACGGCTTCAAAAACTTTCTGCGAAGCTGTTTAAGCCAACAACCCCTAATAATGGAGACTCCTATCGATGAGAGGAGAAGCGACTTAGAGAATTTACTCACTGTTAAGAAAATCATCTCAGAGTTATAA
- a CDS encoding U6 snRNA-associated Sm-like protein LSm6: MERQPLKLLSKALNNLVLVKLKNKKEYVGRLTEMDVYMNIVLAEAEEIEDDKPVARYGEIFIRGNNILYIKPDVTLDWLKSRTSQV, from the coding sequence TTGGAAAGGCAGCCGCTTAAACTTCTTTCAAAAGCGCTCAATAATTTAGTTTTAGTTAAGTTAAAGAATAAAAAAGAATACGTGGGTCGTTTAACTGAAATGGATGTGTATATGAATATTGTTTTAGCTGAAGCTGAGGAAATAGAGGATGATAAGCCTGTGGCAAGGTATGGTGAAATATTCATACGAGGGAATAATATTCTCTACATTAAACCCGATGTCACATTAGATTGGCTTAAAAGTAGAACCTCTCAAGTTTGA
- a CDS encoding DUF460 domain-containing protein: MAKTIENNNSKIIIGIDILPGFSVHGSVRPKYAMAVLEGNTFKEIKDKVTLSDIVYYAGKYNADILAVDNIFEVVPSGKEVYKILLKLPDKTRLVQVTGAPGYLMKPVHVIAREQGLDVKEHLNPVDNAKTLAILAARNIGFEIKAFENETMITVSRSRNLGPGGSSQARLRRRLHSFVLNTTREVECKLKEAGLDYELNTKESDFGLDSSRFIVSASKGELKKIIPQIKGPDIKVTIKPIRSKTLSYTPLSGEMRVYSAERRLIIGVDPGITTGLAIIDLDGNILDLKSSKMFSKSEILSFIRGYGLPLIYACDTPHIPEFIVKLANSSDSKIFSPRRVMSISEKQELVYDFIRGGDVKITNSHKRDALAAAIKAYQYYKPVFNKIELKLSKTPFFIPANDVKAEVIMREKSISKAISDLSPKIESEQVSVEKPELPKPVATDDSIIRELRRKISNLTLFNEQLKEENNKLKSKIKELEARFKIVLDEEAVKLRRERAYRIKEEEIINLREQVNQLKNTISKLQNEIHNLKSIKTLEAQGKIKPIKIARNFSKESLTELDQQYGILKNDIIFLEDATGGGSGTAEILIERGVKAVITRNDMSHLALEKLISAEIPVIPVEAVDLSKYSDFYAVDAEKFSKVYNKFLEDIRRRKTGLTVDKLIEIINEYRSSRISYSNSQT; this comes from the coding sequence TTGGCTAAAACTATTGAAAACAATAATTCTAAAATCATAATAGGTATAGACATTCTACCAGGTTTCTCAGTACACGGTAGCGTTCGACCTAAATATGCTATGGCTGTTTTGGAAGGCAACACATTCAAGGAAATAAAAGATAAAGTTACTCTCTCAGATATAGTATACTACGCGGGAAAGTATAACGCAGATATTTTAGCTGTAGATAATATTTTTGAAGTCGTACCTAGCGGTAAAGAAGTTTATAAAATTCTTTTAAAACTCCCTGATAAAACTAGACTGGTTCAAGTGACGGGGGCCCCAGGATATTTAATGAAGCCTGTGCATGTGATAGCCCGTGAGCAGGGATTGGATGTTAAAGAGCATCTTAACCCTGTTGATAACGCTAAAACACTAGCTATTTTAGCTGCGCGAAACATTGGATTTGAAATTAAAGCCTTTGAAAATGAAACAATGATAACTGTTTCAAGAAGCCGTAATCTAGGTCCTGGAGGGTCCAGTCAAGCTCGTTTAAGAAGGCGGCTTCACAGCTTCGTTCTTAACACGACCAGAGAGGTAGAGTGTAAGCTTAAAGAAGCCGGATTAGATTATGAGCTCAACACGAAGGAATCGGATTTCGGATTAGACAGCAGCAGGTTTATTGTATCAGCTTCTAAAGGAGAGTTAAAGAAGATTATCCCACAGATAAAAGGCCCTGATATAAAAGTAACTATCAAACCCATTAGAAGTAAAACACTATCATACACACCCCTATCAGGGGAAATGAGAGTGTACAGCGCGGAGCGGAGGTTGATTATAGGAGTCGACCCCGGTATCACCACAGGTTTAGCGATCATAGATTTAGATGGAAACATTCTAGACTTAAAAAGTTCTAAAATGTTTTCGAAGAGTGAAATACTCAGCTTTATACGCGGCTATGGTTTACCGCTTATCTACGCCTGTGATACACCTCATATACCTGAATTTATAGTGAAACTAGCTAACTCGAGTGACTCAAAAATTTTTTCACCTAGAAGAGTTATGAGCATATCTGAGAAACAGGAGCTGGTGTACGATTTCATCAGAGGGGGAGATGTGAAAATCACCAACTCGCATAAACGAGACGCATTAGCCGCCGCTATTAAAGCGTATCAATATTATAAACCAGTCTTCAATAAAATCGAGTTGAAACTTTCCAAGACACCGTTCTTTATACCCGCTAACGATGTTAAAGCTGAAGTTATAATGCGTGAGAAATCGATTTCAAAAGCTATCAGCGATCTATCCCCTAAGATCGAATCTGAACAGGTTAGTGTCGAGAAACCTGAGCTGCCTAAACCAGTAGCCACTGATGATTCAATAATTAGAGAGCTTAGAAGAAAGATTTCAAATCTCACACTATTTAACGAACAGTTGAAAGAGGAGAATAATAAACTTAAATCTAAAATAAAAGAGTTAGAGGCGCGCTTCAAGATAGTACTGGATGAAGAAGCTGTAAAACTGAGGAGGGAGCGGGCTTACCGTATAAAAGAGGAGGAGATAATCAATTTAAGAGAACAAGTCAACCAGCTTAAAAATACTATATCTAAGCTTCAAAATGAAATACATAATTTGAAGAGCATCAAAACTCTTGAAGCGCAGGGTAAAATTAAACCTATTAAAATAGCTAGAAATTTCTCAAAAGAATCTTTAACTGAGCTAGATCAACAATACGGCATATTGAAAAATGATATCATATTCTTAGAAGACGCTACTGGAGGGGGTTCAGGGACAGCGGAAATACTTATTGAGCGAGGGGTTAAAGCTGTGATCACTAGAAACGATATGTCGCACTTAGCATTGGAGAAACTTATCTCAGCGGAGATACCTGTTATACCAGTGGAGGCGGTGGATTTATCCAAGTATAGCGATTTTTATGCTGTAGACGCTGAGAAATTCAGTAAAGTATACAATAAGTTTCTAGAGGATATTCGCAGGAGAAAGACGGGTTTAACTGTTGATAAACTTATTGAAATAATCAACGAGTACAGGAGCAGTAGGATCTCCTATTCTAATTCTCAAACTTGA
- a CDS encoding metalloregulator ArsR/SmtB family transcription factor, which yields MSERIDLTEVQLKRLARLIKEKCVEYDLQSYVSLLKNVDSKLNKEWVRKINFILKAISNFNRLKILLLLFEREMCGCEINILLGLSQPTTSHHLSVLQKAGLVSCRVSWRWKYYSLSEVGGKFLRFLLALN from the coding sequence ATGAGTGAGAGAATAGATTTAACAGAGGTGCAGCTTAAGAGGCTGGCTCGTTTAATTAAAGAAAAATGTGTGGAGTATGATTTACAATCTTATGTTAGTTTACTTAAGAATGTAGATAGTAAATTGAATAAGGAGTGGGTTAGAAAGATTAATTTTATTTTGAAGGCGATAAGTAATTTTAACAGGTTGAAGATTTTGCTATTATTGTTTGAGAGGGAGATGTGCGGATGTGAGATTAATATTCTACTAGGGTTATCTCAGCCGACTACTTCCCATCATCTTAGTGTTTTACAGAAAGCTGGTTTAGTATCTTGTAGAGTAAGTTGGCGGTGGAAATATTATTCTCTATCGGAGGTAGGGGGAAAATTTTTGAGGTTTTTATTAGCTCTCAATTAA
- a CDS encoding helix-turn-helix transcriptional regulator yields MTNNEDVEVKHYCPFKNICTKWTFAVIELLANYGKLNFNALQKLLSKEGRITSRALSETLKKLINAGLIERKIMGDKPPLAVYGLTSFGIQFRTKLYPLIQWFDYSKTYRLG; encoded by the coding sequence ATGACGAATAACGAGGATGTTGAAGTTAAACATTACTGTCCTTTCAAAAACATCTGCACTAAGTGGACCTTTGCAGTGATAGAGCTTTTAGCCAATTACGGTAAACTTAATTTCAACGCTTTACAGAAGCTTCTCAGTAAAGAAGGGCGTATCACGTCCAGAGCACTATCTGAAACTTTAAAAAAACTCATAAACGCAGGTTTAATTGAAAGAAAGATAATGGGGGATAAACCACCTTTAGCAGTCTACGGTTTAACAAGCTTCGGCATCCAGTTTAGAACTAAACTATACCCGCTCATCCAATGGTTCGACTACTCTAAAACTTATAGATTGGGATAA
- a CDS encoding 4Fe-4S dicluster domain-containing protein, whose protein sequence is MYKKLFKKHLENFISILSKFGVVYAPVKKASKLYDFTELTDFKELQLKYTRTMIPPKKFFLKPKEPLYLLNKDKGFKEIVDDSKTVLLGVHSCDINAINLLDRVYLNQFPDLFYKTRRDNTIIIGVSCEPDENCFCTSTGSSHALRGFDLFMHEVDDRYIIRVGSLKGFQIISECKNILADTSLPDIKEFKRVEAERIKRISLNLNVNGIQDILDLSHDHSAWQENADICFGCGTCNLVCPTCRCYDVVDYLKLDLKNGLRARRWDSCMLRQHALVAGGLNFRPTRVERLYNRFNCKMSFSEDSLNCVGCGRCTVYCPADINFVEVLNQVRED, encoded by the coding sequence TTGTATAAGAAACTTTTCAAAAAACATCTTGAAAATTTCATATCCATACTAAGTAAATTCGGAGTGGTTTACGCGCCTGTTAAGAAAGCAAGCAAATTATATGATTTCACAGAGTTAACAGATTTTAAAGAGCTGCAGTTAAAATATACTCGAACAATGATACCTCCTAAAAAATTCTTTTTAAAACCGAAAGAACCGCTTTATCTTTTAAATAAAGATAAAGGATTTAAAGAAATAGTTGACGATTCGAAAACAGTTCTACTAGGAGTCCACAGCTGTGATATAAACGCTATAAATCTTTTAGATCGAGTTTATCTTAACCAGTTCCCGGATTTATTTTATAAAACACGGCGTGATAACACTATTATTATAGGCGTCAGCTGTGAACCCGATGAAAACTGTTTCTGCACTTCTACAGGTTCAAGCCACGCTCTGAGAGGATTCGATTTATTCATGCATGAAGTGGATGATAGGTATATTATCCGCGTAGGGTCGCTGAAAGGTTTTCAAATAATAAGTGAATGTAAAAACATACTCGCCGATACTTCTTTACCTGATATAAAGGAGTTTAAGAGAGTTGAAGCTGAACGGATTAAAAGAATCTCTCTTAACTTAAATGTTAACGGCATCCAAGACATACTAGATCTTTCTCACGATCACTCCGCTTGGCAGGAGAATGCGGACATATGCTTCGGCTGTGGAACATGCAATCTCGTATGCCCAACGTGCAGATGCTATGATGTAGTGGATTATTTAAAACTTGATTTAAAAAACGGTTTAAGAGCTAGAAGATGGGATAGCTGTATGCTGAGACAGCACGCCTTAGTAGCTGGTGGTCTTAATTTCAGACCTACAAGAGTTGAACGCCTATATAATAGATTCAACTGCAAGATGAGCTTCAGCGAGGATTCTTTAAACTGTGTGGGCTGCGGTAGGTGCACGGTTTACTGCCCTGCCGACATAAACTTCGTTGAAGTATTAAACCAGGTGAGAGAAGATTGA
- the thiL gene encoding thiamine-phosphate kinase, producing MDKDVTVSGVGERRLVDLFMELLGESDVNLLPHPDDAVAVRFGDKLLVFKTDMFVASTDMPPKMSFYEVGWKTVIMNISDLASKGAVPLYFLSSIGMPGSFKLKDSLDLLKGIREAASEYGVKVLGGDLGECKELVVAGFLIGSSPSGRLIPRKGAEPGDMLAVTGCFGLTAAALKTFMRHLKVDVELENIFRKALFKPAAKVKEGLALANCKGVSSCIDSSDGLLESLLELGKVNNVGFIVEDVPVCELIEGFAGEYGFNILDLVFRGGEEYELVATIRPENVEEVLKTVRETGGELKIIGRVIKEPRIFCDYKGERIELKNRGYEHFKNR from the coding sequence TTGGATAAAGATGTAACTGTGAGCGGTGTTGGTGAGCGTAGATTAGTTGATTTATTCATGGAGTTATTAGGAGAAAGCGACGTTAATTTACTACCTCACCCAGATGACGCTGTAGCTGTTAGATTTGGAGATAAGCTTTTAGTTTTTAAAACTGATATGTTCGTAGCCTCCACTGATATGCCGCCTAAGATGAGCTTCTACGAGGTGGGTTGGAAGACTGTTATTATGAATATTAGCGATTTAGCTAGTAAAGGCGCTGTTCCATTATATTTTTTATCCTCTATAGGTATGCCTGGAAGCTTTAAATTAAAAGATTCTCTAGATTTATTAAAGGGTATACGGGAAGCGGCTTCAGAGTACGGGGTGAAAGTTTTAGGGGGGGATCTTGGCGAATGTAAAGAGCTTGTTGTAGCCGGTTTTCTTATAGGTTCCTCTCCTAGTGGCCGTCTTATTCCCCGTAAAGGAGCTGAGCCGGGGGATATGTTAGCTGTTACAGGCTGCTTCGGTTTAACGGCAGCGGCTTTAAAAACTTTTATGAGGCATCTTAAAGTTGACGTAGAGTTGGAGAATATTTTTAGAAAAGCCTTATTTAAACCAGCCGCCAAGGTTAAAGAAGGCTTAGCGTTAGCTAATTGTAAAGGTGTGAGCTCCTGTATAGATTCGTCAGACGGGCTTTTAGAGTCTTTACTAGAACTGGGGAAAGTTAATAATGTAGGGTTTATAGTGGAGGATGTTCCTGTTTGCGAGCTTATTGAGGGGTTTGCGGGAGAATACGGGTTTAATATTTTAGATTTAGTTTTTAGAGGCGGTGAAGAATATGAGCTTGTAGCCACTATACGCCCTGAAAACGTTGAAGAAGTTTTGAAAACTGTTCGAGAGACAGGTGGCGAGCTTAAAATTATCGGTCGAGTTATTAAGGAGCCGCGTATTTTCTGCGATTATAAAGGTGAAAGAATAGAGTTAAAGAATAGAGGCTACGAGCATTTTAAAAATAGGTAA